A single region of the Phycisphaerae bacterium genome encodes:
- a CDS encoding aminotransferase class V-fold PLP-dependent enzyme, with amino-acid sequence MARAPMRRDFLKQTAAAATAFVGISLRDDWPDCLARANAVAAGRTPRELAGDDFPVAGPGEGGRGAGESYWSHIEQAYDVDRSMINLNNGGVAPSPRFVHDALVRQLAITNNCPPRQLWTMQDPQIELVRTRLARVFGCDPGEMAITRNASESLQICLNGIDMKPGDEFLTTNHDYPRMIQTIRQRELRDRIRLVQLKLPVPVDSDDAIVDLFAKHITSRTRVILVSHIVNVTGEILPVQRICALARERGILAIVDGAHAFAHFVFNGRDLGADFYATSLHKWLSAPIGTGFLYVRRERIKDLWPLTAPADPKSDDIRKFEEIGTHPSAPRMAIAEAVTFFEGIGPARKEARLRFLRDYWVDRLKGSDRIRIYTNLSPAHSCAIATVEIVGIDSQKLFAHLWEKHKILTTPIVHEDFTGIRVTPNTYTTRAELDIFVDAMRDVIRNGIPNEG; translated from the coding sequence ATGGCTCGCGCCCCAATGCGTCGTGATTTCTTGAAGCAAACGGCCGCAGCGGCCACTGCGTTCGTCGGCATCTCGCTTCGAGACGATTGGCCTGATTGTCTTGCCCGTGCGAATGCCGTCGCCGCAGGGCGTACGCCGCGCGAACTGGCGGGAGACGATTTTCCGGTCGCCGGCCCGGGCGAAGGCGGGCGCGGTGCGGGCGAATCCTACTGGTCCCACATCGAACAGGCGTACGACGTGGACCGCTCGATGATTAATCTGAACAATGGCGGTGTCGCTCCGTCGCCTCGATTTGTCCATGACGCACTCGTACGGCAATTGGCAATCACGAACAACTGTCCTCCGCGACAGCTCTGGACCATGCAGGATCCGCAGATCGAACTGGTCCGAACCCGCCTGGCCCGCGTTTTTGGCTGCGATCCGGGTGAGATGGCCATTACGCGTAACGCCAGCGAGAGCCTCCAGATCTGTCTCAACGGCATTGATATGAAGCCCGGCGACGAGTTTCTCACGACGAATCATGACTATCCGCGCATGATTCAGACCATTCGCCAGCGCGAACTTCGTGATCGCATCCGGCTTGTTCAACTAAAGCTCCCCGTGCCGGTTGATTCGGACGATGCGATCGTCGACCTGTTCGCGAAGCACATCACCTCCCGTACACGTGTGATTCTTGTGTCGCATATCGTCAACGTCACTGGGGAGATTCTGCCCGTTCAGCGCATCTGCGCGCTGGCTCGGGAGCGCGGCATCCTGGCAATTGTGGACGGCGCCCATGCCTTTGCACATTTTGTCTTCAACGGCCGCGATCTTGGCGCGGACTTCTATGCCACCAGCCTGCATAAATGGTTGAGTGCGCCGATCGGGACGGGCTTTCTTTATGTCCGACGCGAACGGATCAAGGACTTGTGGCCGCTGACGGCACCGGCCGATCCAAAGTCGGATGACATTCGGAAGTTTGAAGAAATCGGCACGCATCCGAGCGCCCCGCGTATGGCCATTGCGGAGGCAGTGACATTCTTCGAGGGAATCGGTCCCGCGCGCAAGGAAGCCCGCCTGCGATTCCTTCGCGATTACTGGGTGGATCGGCTCAAGGGCTCAGATCGGATTCGAATTTACACGAATTTGTCGCCCGCTCACTCCTGCGCGATTGCGACTGTCGAGATCGTAGGGATCGATTCGCAGAAGCTCTTCGCCCACCTTTGGGAAAAGCACAAGATTCTGACGACCCCGATCGTCCACGAGGACTTCACCGGAATTCGCGTCACGCCGAATACCTACACGACGCGCGCGGAGCTGGACATCTTCGTCGATGCCATGCGGGATGTGATCAGGAACGGCATTCCGAACGAGGGTTAA
- a CDS encoding glycosyltransferase, whose product MSNSPSPLEMSSAVADRSLHEPERTIRPGSPRGRIFMVTAIFPPHSMVGVVRSTKFVKYLDRLGWSADVLAYPPREPQESVDQSLISELPATLRIHYARCLAPASGIRSVLKLVRRLAGLFRRRRPLVESNTSPSGVGLASAARESNLYTFLRNIPDNIWPWIPMAVLRGRRPARQCDVLYSSSPPYSTHIAAYYLHLLTGLPWIADFRDPWFDNIELNVTGPRHRRMHERWERRAIAAARFVVLTTDEARQRMIDRNTDLPADKFVVIPNGIDDSELPPTDHVRAASDPAAPVVLAYFGTIYSSRSPVPLFQAIRSLLDQGRIDENALRIRIVGHAPPYVAAAVDEYRLDRMVELASPVPRNEVTRTMCNSDVLLLIGSEISDQYCIATKVYEYVAARRPIFALTPDGAVSALLRRLRLGRIVSPNDHAGIESNLLELVRSHRAGTLRPEADVDLSPFMRSSQARALADLLERASKPRR is encoded by the coding sequence TTGTCGAATTCGCCGTCGCCACTGGAAATGAGTTCCGCCGTTGCGGACAGAAGCCTTCACGAGCCGGAGCGAACGATTCGGCCGGGTTCGCCGCGCGGTCGAATTTTCATGGTCACGGCGATTTTCCCCCCGCATTCGATGGTGGGTGTCGTTCGATCGACGAAGTTCGTGAAGTATCTGGACCGGCTGGGCTGGTCTGCCGACGTGCTGGCCTACCCGCCGCGCGAGCCGCAGGAATCAGTTGATCAATCGCTCATTTCGGAATTGCCGGCGACGCTGCGGATTCACTACGCGCGATGTCTTGCCCCGGCGAGCGGTATTCGATCGGTATTGAAGCTTGTGCGTCGACTGGCCGGGCTGTTTCGCCGTCGAAGACCGCTGGTCGAGTCGAACACTTCGCCCAGCGGCGTCGGTCTCGCGAGCGCGGCGAGAGAATCGAATCTGTACACCTTTCTGCGAAACATCCCGGATAATATCTGGCCTTGGATACCGATGGCGGTGCTGCGCGGGCGACGCCCGGCTCGTCAGTGCGATGTGCTCTACTCCAGTTCACCGCCGTATTCGACTCATATCGCCGCATACTACCTGCATCTATTGACCGGCCTGCCGTGGATTGCTGATTTCCGCGATCCGTGGTTTGATAACATCGAGCTGAATGTGACAGGACCGCGGCATCGTCGAATGCATGAGCGGTGGGAGCGGCGCGCGATCGCCGCCGCACGATTTGTTGTCCTCACGACCGATGAGGCACGTCAGCGCATGATTGATCGCAATACGGATCTGCCGGCTGACAAGTTCGTGGTCATTCCCAACGGCATCGACGACAGCGAGTTACCTCCGACAGACCATGTCCGCGCTGCGTCCGATCCAGCCGCGCCGGTCGTTCTGGCGTATTTCGGAACGATCTACTCCAGCCGATCGCCGGTTCCGCTCTTTCAGGCGATACGTTCGCTTCTCGATCAGGGCAGGATCGACGAAAACGCGCTGCGGATCCGAATAGTCGGCCACGCGCCGCCTTACGTCGCTGCGGCTGTCGACGAGTACCGGCTGGACCGGATGGTTGAGTTGGCATCGCCGGTACCCCGAAATGAAGTGACGCGGACCATGTGTAACAGTGATGTTCTGCTGCTGATCGGATCCGAGATTTCGGATCAGTATTGCATCGCGACGAAGGTATACGAGTATGTCGCGGCTCGGAGGCCGATTTTCGCATTGACGCCGGATGGCGCCGTCTCGGCATTACTGAGACGGCTTAGACTCGGCCGGATCGTCAGTCCCAATGACCACGCCGGCATCGAGTCCAACCTGCTTGAATTGGTTCGTTCACACCGCGCCGGAACGTTACGGCCGGAGGCGGACGTCGATTTGTCGCCTTTCATGCGATCGTCTCAAGCGAGGGCATTGGCCGATCTGTTGGAACGGGCCAGCAAACCCCGCCGGTGA
- a CDS encoding oligosaccharide flippase family protein, which yields MRIRTRSFIIMFSQGLSQASTIALSICLVRMIDQTLFGTYRQMMLVLSSATALLAIQFEASLYYYVPKLGSDRHRLLLLQSVGLSFVVSAVSSAVMFFGADLIAESFQNPAISAPVKILSLFPLSERLLALVPAYLLSTDRALRSSVISLASTVGRVLAVLIAFGLGASLENVAWSMVGVGAVTTLIAVADMFRFTLPAPLKPDWVLIRGQLGYCLPLFMTGLVGVLNREFDKFLISLYYRDEVIYGIYSVGAMELPIIGIVTSSVTAAIMPNLVSLMHEQKLREAVFIWQEAARKCSMVIIPTFAFFATIPGDFIVLLYGPKYAMAAWPFVIFLMLLPIRVALYATLMRAAGDTKPIAFYSVYCLMLNAAVATLLIYAGQRSLLSFLAPSIGTVVATLAMAALLLRRVCRITNMRPRDIMRWDELLRILSLSLIAACVSLFIPTPELEGAKTSFVLAAKLAIRGVAFGVLLVALMWYARFLTDDERRLALSPIRLIVGRFKRRPPEDREG from the coding sequence ATGCGAATCCGCACCCGTAGTTTCATTATCATGTTCAGCCAGGGCCTTTCGCAGGCTTCTACGATCGCGCTGAGCATCTGCCTCGTGCGGATGATCGACCAGACTCTGTTTGGAACGTACCGGCAGATGATGCTGGTGCTCTCTTCGGCCACGGCTCTGCTCGCCATTCAGTTTGAGGCCAGTCTTTATTACTACGTCCCGAAACTAGGGTCCGACCGGCACCGGTTGCTTCTCTTGCAGTCGGTCGGCTTGAGCTTCGTGGTGTCGGCAGTCAGTTCCGCGGTCATGTTTTTCGGGGCGGATCTGATCGCCGAATCCTTTCAGAATCCTGCAATCTCAGCGCCGGTGAAAATCCTGTCGTTGTTCCCTTTATCCGAACGGCTACTCGCACTCGTACCGGCGTACCTGTTGAGCACCGACCGAGCACTTCGATCTTCGGTAATCAGTCTCGCCTCGACGGTCGGACGGGTTCTGGCGGTGCTGATCGCCTTTGGGCTCGGGGCGTCGCTTGAAAACGTGGCGTGGTCCATGGTCGGCGTAGGGGCGGTCACGACGCTCATCGCCGTCGCCGATATGTTCCGCTTCACTCTTCCGGCGCCGCTGAAGCCGGACTGGGTTCTGATCCGCGGCCAACTGGGGTACTGTCTGCCGTTGTTCATGACCGGCCTCGTTGGCGTATTGAATCGCGAGTTCGACAAGTTTCTTATCTCGCTCTACTACCGTGATGAAGTGATCTACGGCATTTACTCAGTTGGCGCGATGGAGCTGCCGATCATTGGAATCGTCACGAGCAGCGTGACGGCCGCGATCATGCCGAATCTCGTCTCGCTCATGCACGAGCAGAAGTTGCGAGAGGCCGTCTTCATCTGGCAGGAAGCCGCTCGAAAATGCAGCATGGTGATCATTCCGACATTCGCGTTCTTTGCGACAATCCCGGGCGACTTCATCGTCCTGCTGTATGGCCCGAAATACGCCATGGCGGCATGGCCGTTTGTGATATTTCTTATGCTCCTGCCGATCCGCGTCGCGCTCTATGCGACGCTGATGCGCGCGGCGGGTGATACGAAGCCGATAGCCTTCTATTCGGTCTATTGTCTAATGCTGAATGCCGCCGTTGCAACGCTGTTGATCTACGCAGGTCAGCGGTCGCTGCTGTCGTTCCTTGCACCGAGCATTGGTACGGTTGTGGCGACGCTCGCGATGGCGGCGTTGTTGCTCCGGCGCGTCTGTCGCATCACGAATATGCGGCCGCGAGATATCATGCGATGGGATGAACTCCTTCGTATTCTGTCGTTGTCTCTGATCGCGGCCTGTGTCAGCCTCTTTATTCCGACGCCGGAACTGGAGGGCGCGAAGACATCGTTTGTTCTGGCGGCTAAGCTGGCGATCCGAGGCGTTGCCTTCGGAGTCCTGCTGGTGGCGCTGATGTGGTACGCTCGGTTCCTGACCGATGATGAACGCCGACTGGCGTTAAGCCCGATCCGCTTGATCGTGGGGCGTTTCAAGCGGCGTCCGCCGGAAGACCGGGAGGGTTGA
- a CDS encoding N-acetylmuramoyl-L-alanine amidase has protein sequence MSAHAVRHKYRHYRTLAVLVFAMTGGTMLLFWLGQFAPVTPLRSTAASGRQWSQIAVRAESRAAARGFFHYRIDEAGQLYQSYAWKAGQYEQSSPKTVHILLTCPDAQARVTELQARTLGQLISRLRTDHAIAADRVFVDAAKGIVDRGEVETSRLRRT, from the coding sequence ATGTCGGCTCATGCCGTTCGACACAAATATCGTCACTACCGGACTTTGGCTGTACTCGTCTTTGCAATGACCGGCGGGACCATGCTTCTGTTCTGGCTCGGGCAGTTTGCTCCGGTCACGCCGCTCCGAAGCACGGCCGCATCGGGACGCCAATGGAGTCAGATCGCAGTTCGCGCCGAGAGTCGTGCGGCAGCCCGAGGCTTTTTTCATTATCGGATCGATGAAGCGGGCCAGCTTTATCAGAGCTATGCCTGGAAGGCCGGGCAATACGAACAGTCGTCCCCGAAAACGGTTCATATTCTTCTGACCTGTCCGGACGCACAGGCCAGAGTCACGGAGTTGCAGGCTCGCACGCTGGGCCAGCTCATTTCGCGCCTCCGTACCGATCATGCCATCGCCGCCGACCGGGTATTCGTCGATGCCGCAAAGGGAATTGTCGATCGCGGCGAAGTCGAGACCTCGCGGCTGCGGCGCACTTGA
- a CDS encoding DUF1573 domain-containing protein → MNSKRVIIVLLAGGFAISACDSKSSDSTPTKSSTGSSPTAQPAPKNTSPTSAEPAPANPQPAQPTTAQPANLPQPAAQSGPRASTPETHYDFGIVWTGRTIIHPFNIRNDGEQPLRLTKPHAYCSCSTADAYSEVINPGEVGQVQYRLNLLNKSGPVNEWLETQTNDPARPVLRFEMTGFARVICELKVTEDIRLLDGSIPVEKASEVENARGDFGRVTTNQNLRRIIRMTNASGVPLQLELQPIRAASVSGDGATAMSVQPMFDAVLNPVEEGEVYDLTVVGKPPFHFGYNTTSLQFKTGIADYPVYTVNVYAFCPPRLEISPTKIVFNQQASNRQRKITIRNNGNTPLKVTSVATTDPRIRVTLLAPDPTKPNELEVEVLIPNDPSYLPPTYGEIIRIETTDEERPVIDTYVLPDLRAPATDRPADKPLQFTPGTMLQ, encoded by the coding sequence ATGAATTCCAAGCGGGTCATTATTGTCCTCCTGGCGGGGGGTTTTGCCATCTCCGCGTGCGATTCCAAATCGTCGGACAGCACACCCACCAAATCCAGCACCGGATCCAGCCCGACGGCGCAGCCCGCACCGAAAAACACCAGCCCCACATCAGCCGAGCCGGCCCCAGCAAACCCTCAGCCTGCTCAACCAACGACCGCGCAGCCCGCGAATCTCCCGCAGCCTGCGGCACAGTCCGGTCCCCGCGCGTCCACGCCGGAAACGCACTATGACTTCGGCATCGTGTGGACCGGGCGAACCATCATTCATCCTTTCAACATCCGGAATGACGGAGAACAGCCCCTCCGCCTGACCAAGCCCCACGCCTATTGCAGTTGTTCCACGGCCGATGCCTACTCCGAAGTGATCAACCCCGGCGAAGTCGGCCAGGTACAGTACCGGCTCAATCTCCTGAACAAATCCGGCCCGGTGAACGAATGGCTGGAGACTCAGACGAACGACCCCGCGCGGCCAGTTCTTCGATTCGAGATGACCGGTTTCGCCCGAGTGATCTGCGAACTCAAGGTCACCGAAGATATTCGGCTTCTGGATGGATCGATTCCCGTCGAGAAGGCATCCGAGGTGGAGAATGCTCGTGGTGACTTCGGCCGCGTAACGACGAACCAGAATCTCCGGCGCATCATCCGCATGACCAACGCCTCCGGCGTCCCGCTCCAGCTCGAACTTCAGCCCATCCGGGCCGCGTCGGTCAGCGGCGATGGCGCGACAGCCATGAGCGTTCAACCCATGTTCGACGCCGTCCTGAATCCGGTGGAGGAGGGGGAGGTCTACGATCTAACGGTCGTCGGCAAGCCGCCCTTCCATTTCGGATACAACACGACCTCGTTGCAGTTCAAAACCGGAATCGCCGACTATCCCGTCTATACCGTTAACGTCTATGCCTTTTGTCCGCCGAGATTGGAGATCTCTCCGACCAAGATCGTCTTCAACCAGCAGGCCAGCAACAGACAACGGAAGATCACGATTCGCAACAACGGAAACACACCCCTCAAGGTCACGAGCGTCGCAACGACCGACCCGCGCATCCGTGTGACGTTGTTGGCGCCTGATCCGACGAAACCCAATGAGCTCGAAGTCGAAGTGTTGATTCCAAACGATCCGAGCTATCTGCCGCCCACCTATGGCGAGATCATCCGAATCGAAACGACGGATGAAGAGCGCCCGGTAATTGATACCTATGTCCTGCCCGATCTGAGAGCGCCCGCGACCGATCGACCCGCGGACAAGCCGCTCCAGTTCACGCCGGGAACGATGCTCCAGTAA